The DNA segment GAGACATAGTCTTAGCTGTCCTAAGCTTTTCCATAAAAGGCAATAGCACCAAATTAAAGTTGCATTAGCCTTGACAAATGATATGGTATCTTATCTGATGGAGTCGGAATTCTCTTTTCCTGATTCATCCAAATTTTGGAAAGATTAATGGTAATGCCCAAATTTTTGTCTAAGCTACCTAAAATTTTACTAGTATATAATGCCCAAATGATGACAAGGTAAAAGTGAACCTTGTGGGCTGTCTGTCCTCTAGACCTTGTTGATTAAATCAATGATGATTTTGTTGGTAGCCCGGCTTGTCCATGTTCTTATGTATAGTAGTAGAGTTCAATTAATAAACTGATGTGCAAAGGCCTGAGCTTGTCTAGAAATGAATATATTGCGTACATCGATCGGCTATGATCATTTCTAGAATTTACCAAATCTAAAACTCATTTGGTTCTTAATGAACTAGATCATATCATGCTATCTAACTGTCACCATCATGCAGGATATTTGAAACTATACATTGCAGGATCGCTGCTATTAGGCCTCCATCTTGATATTCAGTatgtcattcataggagatgcagaGCATTACAATCGAATGTTCAGCCCTAAAAAAAGCATCACAAACAGCTATGCTTTAGCAATCAGAGATATCTGCCAAAATTTGTCAGACTAGCTCAGCCGCGGTTGAAACAGGGCATcgtaaaaaaacgaaaaaaaacaaTAACCTCTAGGATAGGTATCATTAAGACCAGAATAGGAAGCAGGGACAACAGGAATGACATGAATATCGCAGAattgacaaaataaaactcaTTCCATTCTAACTGTGCTTTTACTGCAGTAATTTTGAGATCAATCAAATTACCATTAACACAGAAAGATTAGTTCCTAGCTTCCCAAATTAGTCACAACTTAAAGGTAGACAACTCAAGAAGTTATTCTAAGTTCCGCCTTTTTTTTTCCGGCAGGGCACGCGATTATCAGATTTACGACCACATTCCATTATATTTGGAACATAAGAGTACTATACGAATTACGATGGAGGTTAGGCCACCTCTTAGAAGAATTAATGTCTCAGAAGATGAACAGAAAATACAGATCAAATAACACGTCAATGGTTTCATTTTCTTGATGAGacattactactactactactactaccatcATTCAGTCGCCGAACCTCTAACTGACAAGTCCCCCCACCCCCACTCCTTATACTTCTTCAAATCCAAGAGCTATTCCACGTAGGTGTAGCTCGCATAATGAAGGAACTAGGTAAAAACCTAGACTTAAAACTATGGACACTACGCCCCTCATTTGTTCTTGAAGATTTGCAAACTACAGATCTCACACAAAGAATCAGGAATTTTGCAATACGAAATGGTACAAACTAGTATAGCAGCCAGCAATAATGCAAGCAAGATTTCCTTAACCCCCAGCAGCATTTTTCTTCCCAACCTTTTTAGTTCAATAGAAGTCAGTCATTGGTATAAGCCAATAAACTCTGTTGGACTCTAAACCAAAGTAATTTCTAAAATTAGCTTTAGGGCATTCAGGAAAATTCCACGATTGAGCAATTAGGGGAATCTTTAGTTCTCCAAGATGTTTTTACTGAAAAACACATCAGGCTTTAACAAATTAACCAGAATAACATTAATAAGCAAGCAAAACCTGGGAGACATTACATGCCTCTAGCTAAAATTGAGGAGTCACTGAGAAACAGGAAGCAAGACAACATTGGAACAGCAAATTTTGATGCTATCATAAACCAAGCATCAACTGGGGTCTTCTTTATTTTGTACAGCACATGACTATATCCTATTGGGAAAATGATTTTTATTGGGCGTACTGATGGAAGGAGAACTGGTTTtcaacagaaaaaaaaaatttgatcaAGCTAGTGTCACGTTGCCAGATTCAGTAAATTTGACTTCTCAGAATGCAACATCTTGTTAAAAGAACATGAACATGTGCCAACCGTATCTGGGGGTTTATTTCAATAAGCATCAGATCCAGGTGCTCCAAAGAAATTCCAAAATGTATCATAATCCCTGCTTTTAATGAAACAGTCCAACTGTAAAATCAAATTATCGTACTTCACTTTAACATCTTGAACTAGCATCTAATAAAGCACAAACACTCATGTTGGAAGTACATAcagtttttttaaaaataaacagtACATACACAGTAGTACTCGATTAAGGACCAACTCTTCTGTCATCCAGAGATGCATGCATAGTGTTGGATCAAATTATGTGAGATATTACCTTCATGAACTTTTCTGGCAAATAGCAACACCGACAAAAATAGAGAACAACGCCAAAAAAGCTCCCTTTCTTGAGAGCATCAACTCGGTCCAGGTCAAGGGCTTTGTAATCTGAATTAACACTTTCTGGAATTCTTCATGCAAAGCCGCAAGTGTGCCAGTGTTATCAATCACAATATCTGCCTTTGATCTCTTAAGATCCAGTGGCATCTGTGCATTTATCCTGCTCTTGGCTTCCTCCTCCGTCGAACCATCTCTCGTCATGAGCCGCTGCAGCTGCGTCTCAGGATCAACCCAAACGACAACAATGGGTTTAGTCCACTTATCCATCTTGGCCTCAAACAAAAGAGGAACATCAAGAACAATAATGGAGCAACCCTTCATCCATAGCTTCAAAACTTCCATTAAAATACCACGTGAGATAAATGGTGCTAGCAACCTGTGCAAACACAATTCCGAGTTCAAAACCTTATATTGGAACAAAAATCTTTTATGTCATATTGCACCAATTCAACTCTTGGGCAATCTGAAAAATTAGGCAAAAATATTAtttagacaaaaaaaaaaaaagaaataaattagTAGCTTAACATATTTTGTCATTGAAGTACATTTTGCTGCTCCTTATCTTGTATCTCAAGAAGCCAAGATCTTTTTGAGTGTCAACTTCAGCAGAATTGAAAACTATTGCTACATTGCCATTGGATTGACCTCGCAAGCTATAGTGTACTCAACAAAGGCAAAATTGGTGCTGACATTGTAAAATTCCGAAAACGGCACAATGAGAAGGTAGGCCTCCTTTGCTACTAGCCATGTAAAGCATTCTACTTTATAGGTAGCTTTATTTCTCCAGATTTTCTTCCAAGGTCACAATTAGAAGGATGAAGGGGGTTTGGTCAAAGTGCTGCAGCTAAACTTTACGGAGAAGAGACAAGTGGATTTTCCCTTCCAAAGCAGGGTGTCTGCCTGCCTGGTTGAAAGGCGATACAACTGTTGAGGAGCTCTAGAAGAGGGAGCACCCTCCAAGTCCACACCTAATAGTTATTTCCA comes from the Nicotiana sylvestris chromosome 4, ASM39365v2, whole genome shotgun sequence genome and includes:
- the LOC104238451 gene encoding dephospho-CoA kinase isoform X1, with product MRIVGLTGGIASGKSTVSNLFKAHGIPVVDADIVARNLLKKGTGGWKKVVSAFGEDILLDNGEVDRAKLGQIVFSDPGKRQLLNRLLAPFISRGILMEVLKLWMKGCSIIVLDVPLLFEAKMDKWTKPIVVVWVDPETQLQRLMTRDGSTEEEAKSRINAQMPLDLKRSKADIVIDNTGTLAALHEEFQKVLIQITKPLTWTELMLSRKGAFLALFSIFVGVAICQKSS
- the LOC104238451 gene encoding dephospho-CoA kinase isoform X2, whose amino-acid sequence is MNLLKKGTGGWKKVVSAFGEDILLDNGEVDRAKLGQIVFSDPGKRQLLNRLLAPFISRGILMEVLKLWMKGCSIIVLDVPLLFEAKMDKWTKPIVVVWVDPETQLQRLMTRDGSTEEEAKSRINAQMPLDLKRSKADIVIDNTGTLAALHEEFQKVLIQITKPLTWTELMLSRKGAFLALFSIFVGVAICQKSS